A region from the Triticum aestivum cultivar Chinese Spring chromosome 3D, IWGSC CS RefSeq v2.1, whole genome shotgun sequence genome encodes:
- the LOC123076056 gene encoding delta(7)-sterol-C5(6)-desaturase, producing NPTPQPPSIPPPTFSTHQTRHTHGLPAMAAAAAAGQDYWGLFREETEWYNEIFLSAVVPGGGGWWRALPHPLRSWLRNCIGGYLLYFATGFLWCFVIYYWKRNAYIPKDAVPTVEAMKKQIIVASKAMPFYCALPSVSEHMIESGWTRCFFHISEVGWPMYIIYVSLYLIFVEFGIYWMHRELHDIKPLYKHLHATHHIYNKENTLSPFAGLAFHPLDGILQAISHVIALFLLPMHFRTHIALLFIEAVWTANIHDCIHGKIWPVMGAGYHTIHHTTYRHNYGHYTVWMDWLFGTLREPEDLLKKD from the exons AACCCCACCCCGCAGCCACCGAGCATCCCTCCCCCCACGTTTTCCACCCACCAGACCAGACACACCCACGGGCTGccggcaatggcggcggcggcggcggcggggcaggatTACTGGGGGCTGTTCCGGGAGGAGACGGAGTGGTACAACGAGATCTTCCTCAGCGCCGTCgtgccgggcggcggcggctggtggcgggCGCTGCCGCACCCGCTCCGCTCCTGGCTGCGCAACTGCATCGGCGGCTACCTCCTCTACTTCGCCACCGGCTTCCTCTGGTGCTTCGTCATCTACTACTGGAAGCGCAACGCCTACATCCCCAAAG ATGCTGTCCCTACAGTAGAAGCTATGAAGAAGCAAATAATTGTTGCATCAAAGGCTATGCCTTTCTACTGTGCTCTTCCGTCCGTATCTGAGCACATGATTGAGAGTGGATGGACACGGTGTTTCTTTCATATCAGCGAAGTTGGTTGGCCTATGTACATTATCTATGTGTCTCTATATCTCATCTTTGTGGAGTTCGGAATTTACTGGATGCACAGAGAGTTGCATGACATAAAGCCACTATACAAGCACCTACATGCAACCCACCACATTTACAACAAGGAGAATACCCTATCACCATTTGCTG GACTAGCATTCCATCCATTGGACGGGATACTGCAAGCCATATCGCACGTGATTGCTCTGTTCCTTCTCCCGATGCACTTCAGGACGCACATTGCTCTCCTATTCATAGAGGCGGTGTGGACGGCAAACATCCACGACTGCATCCACGGCAAGATCTGGCCGGTGATGGGCGCCGGCTACCACACCATCCACCACACGACGTACCGGCACAACTATGGCCACTACACCGTGTGGATGGACTGGCTGTTTGGCACCCTCCGCGAGCCGGAGGATCTCCTCAAGAAGGACTGA